From the genome of Fibrobacter sp., one region includes:
- the rpsD gene encoding 30S ribosomal protein S4, whose translation MSSFRGPKGKVARSLGVAVSQKTQKALDRRNFAPGQHGQNRKKSASVYKQQLVEKQRLRFTYNISEAQLAKAYKEANRREGSAGDNLMILLETRLDALVYRMGFARTIFAARQYVAHGHFSVNGVRSFSPARLVKAGDVIAVRERSKEHVQIKEAIANAPAAPEYLSVDAGKMEGTLVKLPLRDQIPVQLEEQLVVEYYSR comes from the coding sequence ATGTCGTCCTTCCGCGGACCAAAAGGTAAAGTCGCACGCTCTCTCGGCGTTGCCGTCTCCCAGAAAACTCAAAAGGCCCTTGACCGCCGTAACTTCGCTCCTGGCCAGCATGGTCAGAACCGCAAGAAGTCTGCTTCCGTGTACAAGCAGCAGTTGGTGGAAAAGCAGCGTCTCCGTTTCACCTACAACATTTCCGAAGCCCAGTTGGCCAAGGCTTACAAAGAAGCCAACCGTCGCGAGGGTTCTGCCGGTGACAACCTGATGATTCTTCTGGAAACCCGCCTTGACGCTCTCGTTTATCGCATGGGTTTTGCCCGCACCATTTTCGCCGCCCGTCAGTATGTGGCCCACGGTCACTTCTCCGTGAACGGCGTTCGTAGCTTCTCCCCCGCCCGCCTGGTCAAGGCCGGCGACGTGATCGCCGTGCGCGAACGTTCCAAGGAACACGTGCAGATCAAGGAAGCTATCGCCAACGCTCCTGCCGCCCCGGAATACCTTTCCGTCGATGCCGGCAAGATGGAAGGCACCCTGGTGAAGCTCCCCCTCCGCGACCAGATTCCCGTCCAGCTCGAAGAACAGCTGGTGGTGGAATACTACTCCAGGTAG
- a CDS encoding DUF4321 domain-containing protein, which produces MTQRNSFARLLLFIVLGLIIGGVLGECLGLLFGELGELMNAGGYDNIVRNFFVASFDLNFGFLGDKANPVVIDLYMVKFALGLGLKINVVSIVGMVLAIYIMKWSGGNR; this is translated from the coding sequence ATGACTCAGAGAAATTCCTTTGCACGCTTGTTGCTTTTTATCGTGCTCGGCCTGATTATCGGCGGAGTACTTGGTGAATGCCTAGGGCTCCTGTTCGGGGAACTGGGCGAACTGATGAACGCCGGCGGATACGACAATATTGTCCGCAACTTCTTCGTGGCCTCTTTCGACCTGAATTTCGGATTCTTGGGCGACAAGGCAAACCCGGTGGTCATCGACCTCTACATGGTAAAATTTGCGCTTGGCCTCGGCCTCAAGATTAACGTCGTGAGCATCGTAGGCATGGTTCTCGCCATCTATATTATGAAATGGTCCGGAGGAAACAGGTAA
- the gatA gene encoding Asp-tRNA(Asn)/Glu-tRNA(Gln) amidotransferase subunit GatA — MVRRKQVMDTIQDLQEQLKSGKTTAEGLVQSALSKIDATKDLNAYISVLNERALARAKESDKRRAEGKTLGALDGIPVAVKDNMCLEGTRTTAASKILENFVAPYTATAIEKLEAAGAVIVGKTNMDEFAMGSSNETSYFGPVKNPLDSSRVPGGSSGGSAVAVASGTVPCALGSDTGGSIRQPAACTGVVGLKPTYGRVSRYGLLAYASSLDQIGPFGATVADCATLLSAICGIDPHDNTTSARPTEDFGAKLDAGIKGKVIGVPKEYFGEGLDKDCKAAIEGMLKKMEAEGATLKEVSLPHISYAVSSYYIIATAEASSNLSRYDGVRYGYRSKDARKLFDLYAKSRSEGFGKEVQRRILLGSYVLSAGFYDAYYVQAQKVRRLITDDFNKAFESCDVIASPAMPGLPLKCGMNESDPMAVYLSDIYTVSLNLAGLPGVTVPCGMAGGLPVGLQWIGKPFMEADLLSVAAATERLNK; from the coding sequence ATGGTCCGGAGGAAACAGGTAATGGACACCATTCAAGATTTACAGGAACAGCTGAAAAGCGGGAAGACGACCGCCGAAGGGCTGGTGCAGTCCGCCCTCAGCAAGATTGACGCTACCAAGGACTTGAACGCCTATATTTCTGTTCTTAACGAACGGGCGCTGGCCCGTGCCAAGGAAAGCGACAAGCGCCGCGCCGAAGGCAAGACCCTGGGTGCGCTGGACGGGATTCCCGTAGCCGTGAAGGACAACATGTGTCTCGAAGGCACCCGCACTACGGCAGCCTCCAAGATTCTCGAAAACTTTGTAGCCCCCTACACCGCCACTGCCATCGAAAAGCTGGAAGCGGCAGGTGCCGTCATCGTGGGCAAGACCAACATGGACGAATTCGCCATGGGTTCCAGCAACGAGACCTCTTACTTCGGCCCTGTGAAGAACCCGCTGGACAGTTCCCGCGTACCGGGAGGTTCCTCCGGAGGCTCGGCCGTAGCCGTGGCCTCGGGCACGGTCCCCTGTGCTCTAGGCTCCGATACCGGCGGATCAATCCGTCAGCCTGCCGCCTGCACAGGGGTGGTGGGCCTTAAGCCCACCTACGGCCGCGTGTCCCGCTACGGTCTTCTGGCTTACGCCAGCAGCCTGGACCAGATCGGTCCCTTCGGTGCCACCGTAGCCGACTGCGCAACACTGCTTTCGGCCATCTGCGGAATCGACCCTCACGACAATACCACCAGCGCAAGGCCTACCGAAGATTTCGGCGCAAAGCTTGACGCAGGCATCAAGGGCAAGGTCATCGGTGTGCCTAAGGAATACTTCGGCGAAGGCCTGGACAAGGACTGCAAGGCCGCCATCGAAGGCATGCTCAAGAAGATGGAAGCGGAAGGTGCCACCCTCAAGGAAGTAAGCCTCCCCCATATCAGCTACGCCGTGTCCAGCTACTACATCATCGCCACCGCCGAGGCCAGTTCCAACCTCTCCCGCTACGACGGCGTGCGCTACGGCTACCGGAGCAAGGATGCCCGCAAGCTGTTCGACCTTTACGCCAAGTCCAGAAGCGAAGGCTTCGGCAAAGAAGTCCAGCGCCGCATTCTGCTGGGCAGTTACGTGCTCAGCGCAGGCTTCTACGACGCCTACTACGTGCAGGCCCAGAAGGTGCGCCGCCTCATTACCGACGACTTCAACAAGGCCTTTGAAAGCTGCGACGTAATTGCAAGCCCCGCCATGCCGGGGCTCCCGCTGAAGTGCGGCATGAACGAGTCCGACCCCATGGCCGTATACCTCAGCGACATCTACACCGTGAGCCTGAACCTTGCTGGGCTTCCGGGCGTAACGGTCCCCTGCGGAATGGCAGGCGGGTTGCCTGTAGGCCTCCAGTGGATCGGCAAGCCCTTCATGGAAGCGGACCTGCTTTCCGTTGCCGCCGCAACGGAGCGCTTGAACAAGTAA
- a CDS encoding DUF3943 domain-containing protein, with protein MLFKRLSKIVAILLALSGVLFAQQIDSAKIAAIPDSLREKLRDENAVFSIEEAKILRTAVLGDSVITEREKDTLVVPKDSLYGTHVNPLIVSAEVLGQNALVWSFDYYVLDKNYAHTGPSYWKRNFREGWKWDHNHWAINFYGHPYQGSMYYAAARGGGYGFYSSLLFAALGSSTWEMFCETEYPAPNDLISTSIAGSVFGEALYRLSRAAYNRPGAPWYRQLAAFVLEPAGYVQRKAFGNRDFYTGWVPIELAIATGMGSRFGSVYRMGGKNSDEVDAKWNDRHGILAVSLEYGKPYTKVKRPFDYFQAEFMSEEGFEGAVLQLDVMGKLINRGIHGRGHWLDFSINLDYDTFYGDLATVSTLSLGGAMDIALWLTPSIRFRVINQLYWIMLGSADMGYDDIIQEFNPDYHPDKDSYQYNSGVKYSLTLEVLYKNKWKLFSKTTIDAMKTIEGTTPDYGVTGWDFLLLNKTALEYKLLSWMDVGYRLDTYVKMAAYSSEIAEPMSRRLHAYTLYLNFHLLGD; from the coding sequence ATGCTTTTCAAGCGCCTCTCAAAAATCGTCGCAATACTTCTCGCTCTTAGCGGAGTCCTATTCGCACAGCAGATTGACTCGGCAAAAATCGCGGCCATTCCAGACTCCCTCCGGGAAAAATTGAGAGACGAAAATGCCGTTTTCAGTATCGAAGAGGCAAAGATTCTGCGCACCGCCGTATTGGGCGACTCCGTCATTACGGAACGGGAAAAAGACACCCTTGTCGTGCCCAAGGACAGCCTTTACGGCACCCATGTAAACCCTCTAATCGTATCTGCAGAAGTTCTAGGCCAAAACGCACTCGTATGGTCGTTTGATTATTACGTCCTTGACAAGAACTACGCCCACACCGGACCAAGCTACTGGAAAAGAAACTTCCGCGAAGGCTGGAAATGGGACCACAACCATTGGGCCATCAACTTTTACGGACACCCCTACCAAGGTTCCATGTACTATGCCGCCGCAAGAGGTGGCGGCTACGGATTCTACTCAAGCCTACTGTTTGCCGCTCTTGGCAGTTCCACCTGGGAAATGTTCTGCGAAACGGAATATCCCGCTCCCAACGACCTTATTTCTACATCCATTGCGGGCTCCGTATTTGGCGAAGCTCTTTACAGGCTTTCGCGTGCAGCCTACAACAGGCCTGGCGCCCCCTGGTACAGGCAGCTGGCCGCATTCGTGCTTGAGCCTGCAGGCTATGTCCAACGGAAAGCTTTCGGCAACCGGGACTTTTACACAGGCTGGGTTCCCATTGAACTCGCTATCGCCACAGGCATGGGGTCCCGATTCGGCTCTGTCTACCGCATGGGTGGCAAGAATTCCGATGAGGTTGACGCCAAATGGAACGACCGTCACGGAATCCTTGCCGTTTCCCTGGAATACGGGAAACCCTATACAAAAGTAAAACGTCCATTTGATTATTTCCAGGCCGAATTCATGAGCGAAGAAGGCTTCGAGGGAGCCGTGCTGCAACTGGATGTCATGGGAAAGCTAATCAACCGGGGAATCCACGGGCGTGGGCACTGGCTGGACTTTTCCATCAACCTTGACTACGATACCTTTTACGGAGATCTCGCGACCGTCAGCACCCTGTCTTTGGGCGGTGCAATGGATATCGCACTTTGGCTCACCCCCAGCATACGTTTCCGCGTCATCAACCAACTCTACTGGATTATGCTGGGTTCTGCCGACATGGGCTACGACGACATCATCCAGGAATTCAATCCTGACTACCATCCGGACAAAGACAGCTACCAATACAATTCCGGCGTAAAATACAGCCTCACCCTGGAAGTTCTCTACAAGAACAAATGGAAACTCTTCAGCAAGACAACCATTGACGCCATGAAAACCATCGAAGGAACAACGCCTGATTACGGCGTGACCGGCTGGGATTTCTTGCTGCTCAACAAGACCGCACTTGAATACAAGTTGCTAAGTTGGATGGATGTCGGCTACCGTTTAGACACATACGTCAAAATGGCCGCCTATTCCTCTGAAATCGCCGAACCCATGTCCCGCAGGCTCCATGCCTACACCCTATACTTGAATTTCCACCTGCTGGGGGATTAA
- a CDS encoding LysE family translocator: MLEFFIAAIVVALAPGPDNLFVLAQSATHGAKAGFCIICGLCTGIMVQTGLLVVGVSALIAASPVAFFVIQCLGAAYLVYLAYKSFQVRAGVVALDERRENGQSPTDERRVGVVSARRLYLRGIIMNLTNPKAILFALSFIPPAVKMDSLLSPSVQMLILGSEFVVATFIVFGTVALLAGAVKKFMLNSPKANRNLNWFSGAVFLFMAVALFAL, translated from the coding sequence ATGCTTGAATTTTTCATTGCCGCCATCGTTGTCGCCCTCGCTCCCGGGCCGGATAATTTGTTCGTGCTGGCCCAGAGCGCTACTCACGGTGCCAAGGCCGGTTTTTGCATTATTTGCGGGCTGTGTACGGGGATAATGGTGCAGACGGGGCTTTTGGTGGTGGGCGTGTCTGCCCTGATTGCCGCAAGCCCTGTGGCGTTTTTCGTAATCCAGTGCTTGGGCGCTGCCTACCTGGTGTATCTGGCCTACAAGAGCTTTCAGGTGCGGGCGGGAGTAGTTGCTTTAGACGAGAGACGAGAGAACGGGCAGAGCCCTACAGACGAGAGGCGTGTAGGAGTGGTGTCGGCCCGCAGGCTCTACTTGCGTGGCATCATCATGAACCTCACGAACCCGAAGGCGATACTTTTCGCGCTGTCGTTTATCCCGCCTGCGGTAAAGATGGACAGCCTCTTGAGCCCGTCGGTCCAGATGTTGATTCTCGGGTCGGAATTCGTGGTGGCGACCTTCATCGTGTTCGGAACTGTTGCGCTTCTGGCGGGTGCCGTCAAGAAGTTCATGCTGAACAGCCCCAAGGCGAACCGCAACCTGAACTGGTTCTCCGGTGCGGTATTCCTGTTCATGGCCGTCGCGCTGTTTGCGCTGTAG